The following are encoded in a window of Pan troglodytes isolate AG18354 chromosome 4, NHGRI_mPanTro3-v2.0_pri, whole genome shotgun sequence genomic DNA:
- the LOC471761 gene encoding SUMO-interacting motif-containing protein 1-like isoform X3, with translation MEDFIVISDDSGSESSGGARPGRSRRLRRALSRTSGALPRRTVDFIDLTRETRPRTKDRSGLYVIDLTRAEGENRPIATLDLTLEPVTPSQREPTSLQTCASLSGKAVMEGQVDRSSQPTARRLINSDPVDLDLVEENTFVGPPPATSISGGSVYPTEPNCSSATFTGNLSFLASLQLSSDVSSLSPTSNNSSSSSSSSNQKAPLPCPQQDVSRPPQALPCPLRASPCPPRALSCPSQTMQCQLPALTHPPQEVPCPRQNIPSPPQDSLWHPQHSPSPPQDSLGLPQDVPGPPQSILHPQDVAYLQDMPQSPGDVPRSPGTMPPSPDVPQSPGDMLGPPGDVPQSPSYVSPSPDAPQSPGGMPHLPGDVLCSPGDMPHSSGDVTHSPRDIPHLPGDRPDFTQNDVQNRDMPMDISALSSPSCSPSPQSETPLEKVPWLSVMETLARKEISLSEPAKPGSAHVQSRTPQGGLYDRPCLHRLKYFLRPPVHHLFFQTLIPDKDTRENKGQKLEPIPHRRLRMVTNTIEENFPLGTVQFLMDFVSPQHYPPREIVAHIIQKILLSGSETVDVLKEAYMLLMKIQRLHPANAKTVEWDWKLLTYVMEEEVLGEQMVFGYIEPSTERDHQRMFHENLVRVVERLAGASPSSYRCPDRGPEVSGLSSTWKPLTSVAIKPPDKTSPEAFWLHQKTDGRPVFTDAYTSSWLPPTEVASVQKFIPEHQAGMRAEIAKRPCVRPFGLLGNSLQWSRPSVKGRPDGV, from the exons GACTTCATTGACTTAACTAGAGAGACCAGACCAAGGACAAAAGATCGCAGTGGACTGTATGTGATTGACCTGACAAGAGCTGAGGGAGAAAATAGACCTATTGCCACTCTTGACTTAACTTTAGAACCTGTCACTCCTTCCCAGAGGGAGCCAACCAGTCTTCAGACATGTGCCAGCCTCTCTGGCAAAGCGGTGATGGAAGGGCAGGTGGACAGAAGCTCTCAGCCTACAGCACGGAGACTCATTAACAGTGACCCTGTAGATTTGGACCTAGTGGAAGAAAACACCTTTGTAGGTCCCCCACCCGCTACATCCATCAGCGGAGGCTCTGTTTATCCAACAGAGCCTAATTGTAGCTCAGCCACATTCACAGGGAACCTCAGCTTCTTGGCAAGCCTACAGCTGTCTTCAGATGTTAGCTCCCTCTCCCCAACAAGCAATaatagtagcagcagcagcagcagcagcaatcaAAAAGCACCCTTGCCATGCCCACAGCAAGATGTGTCTCGCCCACCACAAGCCTTGCCTTGCCCACTGAGAGCCTCACCTTGTCCACCACGAGCCTTGTCATGCCCATCACAAACCATGCAGTGCCAACTACCAGCTCTAACTCACCCACCTCAAGAAGTGCCATGCCCTCGGCAGAATATCCCAAGCCCACCTCAAGACTCGTTATGGCATCCTCAACACTCACCAAGCCCACCTCAAGACTCTCTGGGCCTACCTCAAGATGTGCCAGGCCCGCCTCAAAGCATATTACATCCACAAGATGTGGCATACCTGCAAGACATGCCACAGTCACCAGGAGATGTGCCACGGTCACCAGGAACCATGCCACCATCACCAGATGTGCCACAGTCACCAGGAGACATGCTAGGGCCACCAGGAGATGTGCCACAGTCACCAAGTTATGTTTCACCGTCACCAGATGCACCACAGTCACCAGGGGGCATGCCACACTTACCGGGAGATGTGTTATGTTCACCTGGAGACATGCCACACTCATCAGGGGACGTGACACACTCACCTAGAGACATCCCTCACTTACCAGGAGACAGGCCTGACTTTACCCAGAATGATGTACAGAACCGTGACATGCCTATGGATATCTCAGCTCTGTCCTCTCCAAGCTGCTCTCCCAGCCCACAGTCTGAAACTCCCTTAGAGAAAGTTCCTTGGCTCTCTGTCATGGAAACCCTAGCCAGAAAAGAAATATCACTGTCAGAGCCTGCCAAACCTGGGTCTGCCCACGTACAATCACGAACACCACAAGGTGGGTTGTACGACAGACCATGCCTGCATAGACTGAAGTACTTCTTACGACCTCCGGTTCATCACCTCTTCTTTCAGACGCTAATACCGGATAAAGACACAAGAGAG AACAAGGGTCAAAAATTAGAACCCATCCCTCATCGAAGACTAAGAATGGTAACAAATACCATTGAAGAGAATTTTCCTCTGGGGACTGTGCAGTTTTTGATGGACTTTGTGTCACCCCAGCATTACCCACCAAGAGAAATCGTGGCTCACATCATCCAGAAAATCTTGCTCAGTGGCTCTGAGACTGTGGATGTCCTAAAGGAGGCCTACATGCTTCTCATGAAAATTCAACG GCTACATCCAGCCAATGCCAAGACAGTGGAGTGGGACTGGAAACTGCTCACCTATGTCATGGAGGAAGAG gttttgggggaacagatggtgtttgggTACATAG AACCCAGCACCGAGAGGGACCATCAGAGGATGTTCCATGAGAACTTGGTGAGGGTTGTGGAGAGGTTGGCTGGTGCTTCTCCGTCTTCATACAGATGTCCAGACAGGGGACCAGAAGTCTCAGGTCTGAGCTCTACCTGGAAGCCCCTCACGTCTGTAGCCATCAAACCTCCAGATAAGACGAGCCCTGAAGCATTTTGGTTGCATCAGAAAACAGATGGAAGGCCAGTCTTCACAGATGCATATACTTCATCCTGGCTTCCACCCACAGAGGTTGCATCTGTGCAGAAATTCATCCCAGAGCACCAGGCAG GCATGAGGGCTGAGATAGCAAAAAGGCCATGTGTCCGTCCATTTGGCCTTTTGGGAAACAGTCTGCAGTGGAGTCGACCCTCCGTGAAGGGAAGGCCTGATGGCGTCTGA
- the LOC471761 gene encoding SUMO-interacting motif-containing protein 1-like isoform X2: MEDFIVISDDSGSESSGGARPGRSRRLRRALSRTSGALPRRTVDFIDLTRETRPRTKDRSGLYVIDLTRAEGENRPIATLDLTLEPVTPSQREPTSLQTCASLSGKAVMEGQVDRSSQPTARRLINSDPVDLDLVEENTFVGPPPATSISGGSVYPTEPNCSSATFTGNLSFLASLQLSSDVSSLSPTSNNSSSSSSSSNQKAPLPCPQQDVSRPPQALPCPLRASPCPPRALSCPSQTMQCQLPALTHPPQEVPCPRQNIPSPPQDSLWHPQHSPSPPQDSLGLPQDVPGPPQSILHPQDVAYLQDMPQSPGDVPRSPGTMPPSPDVPQSPGDMLGPPGDVPQSPSYVSPSPDAPQSPGGMPHLPGDVLCSPGDMPHSSGDVTHSPRDIPHLPGDRPDFTQNDVQNRDMPMDISALSSPSCSPSPQSETPLEKVPWLSVMETLARKEISLSEPAKPGSAHVQSRTPQGGLYDRPCLHRLKYFLRPPVHHLFFQTLIPDKDTRENKGQKLEPIPHRRLRMVTNTIEENFPLGTVQFLMDFVSPQHYPPREIVAHIIQKILLSGSETVDVLKEAYMLLMKIQRLHPANAKTVEWDWKLLTYVMEEEVLGEQMVFGYIEPSTERDHQRMFHENLVRVVERLAGASPSSYRCPDRGPEVSGLSSTWKPLTSVAIKPPDKTSPEAFWLHQKTDGRPVFTDAYTSSWLPPTEVASVQKFIPEHQAGSHCVFISLQRSNTLQTLMHWRQETAAGGGVLWKSRNRDPS, encoded by the exons GACTTCATTGACTTAACTAGAGAGACCAGACCAAGGACAAAAGATCGCAGTGGACTGTATGTGATTGACCTGACAAGAGCTGAGGGAGAAAATAGACCTATTGCCACTCTTGACTTAACTTTAGAACCTGTCACTCCTTCCCAGAGGGAGCCAACCAGTCTTCAGACATGTGCCAGCCTCTCTGGCAAAGCGGTGATGGAAGGGCAGGTGGACAGAAGCTCTCAGCCTACAGCACGGAGACTCATTAACAGTGACCCTGTAGATTTGGACCTAGTGGAAGAAAACACCTTTGTAGGTCCCCCACCCGCTACATCCATCAGCGGAGGCTCTGTTTATCCAACAGAGCCTAATTGTAGCTCAGCCACATTCACAGGGAACCTCAGCTTCTTGGCAAGCCTACAGCTGTCTTCAGATGTTAGCTCCCTCTCCCCAACAAGCAATaatagtagcagcagcagcagcagcagcaatcaAAAAGCACCCTTGCCATGCCCACAGCAAGATGTGTCTCGCCCACCACAAGCCTTGCCTTGCCCACTGAGAGCCTCACCTTGTCCACCACGAGCCTTGTCATGCCCATCACAAACCATGCAGTGCCAACTACCAGCTCTAACTCACCCACCTCAAGAAGTGCCATGCCCTCGGCAGAATATCCCAAGCCCACCTCAAGACTCGTTATGGCATCCTCAACACTCACCAAGCCCACCTCAAGACTCTCTGGGCCTACCTCAAGATGTGCCAGGCCCGCCTCAAAGCATATTACATCCACAAGATGTGGCATACCTGCAAGACATGCCACAGTCACCAGGAGATGTGCCACGGTCACCAGGAACCATGCCACCATCACCAGATGTGCCACAGTCACCAGGAGACATGCTAGGGCCACCAGGAGATGTGCCACAGTCACCAAGTTATGTTTCACCGTCACCAGATGCACCACAGTCACCAGGGGGCATGCCACACTTACCGGGAGATGTGTTATGTTCACCTGGAGACATGCCACACTCATCAGGGGACGTGACACACTCACCTAGAGACATCCCTCACTTACCAGGAGACAGGCCTGACTTTACCCAGAATGATGTACAGAACCGTGACATGCCTATGGATATCTCAGCTCTGTCCTCTCCAAGCTGCTCTCCCAGCCCACAGTCTGAAACTCCCTTAGAGAAAGTTCCTTGGCTCTCTGTCATGGAAACCCTAGCCAGAAAAGAAATATCACTGTCAGAGCCTGCCAAACCTGGGTCTGCCCACGTACAATCACGAACACCACAAGGTGGGTTGTACGACAGACCATGCCTGCATAGACTGAAGTACTTCTTACGACCTCCGGTTCATCACCTCTTCTTTCAGACGCTAATACCGGATAAAGACACAAGAGAG AACAAGGGTCAAAAATTAGAACCCATCCCTCATCGAAGACTAAGAATGGTAACAAATACCATTGAAGAGAATTTTCCTCTGGGGACTGTGCAGTTTTTGATGGACTTTGTGTCACCCCAGCATTACCCACCAAGAGAAATCGTGGCTCACATCATCCAGAAAATCTTGCTCAGTGGCTCTGAGACTGTGGATGTCCTAAAGGAGGCCTACATGCTTCTCATGAAAATTCAACG GCTACATCCAGCCAATGCCAAGACAGTGGAGTGGGACTGGAAACTGCTCACCTATGTCATGGAGGAAGAG gttttgggggaacagatggtgtttgggTACATAG AACCCAGCACCGAGAGGGACCATCAGAGGATGTTCCATGAGAACTTGGTGAGGGTTGTGGAGAGGTTGGCTGGTGCTTCTCCGTCTTCATACAGATGTCCAGACAGGGGACCAGAAGTCTCAGGTCTGAGCTCTACCTGGAAGCCCCTCACGTCTGTAGCCATCAAACCTCCAGATAAGACGAGCCCTGAAGCATTTTGGTTGCATCAGAAAACAGATGGAAGGCCAGTCTTCACAGATGCATATACTTCATCCTGGCTTCCACCCACAGAGGTTGCATCTGTGCAGAAATTCATCCCAGAGCACCAGGCAG GTAGCCACTGTGTCTTTATCTCCCTCCAGAGAAGCAACACGCTCCAGACTCTGATGCACTGGAGGCAGGAGACAGCTGCAGGTGGTGGTGTGCTCTGGAAGAGTAGAAACAGAGACCCCTCATAG
- the LOC471761 gene encoding SUMO-interacting motif-containing protein 1-like isoform X5, translating to MEGQVDRSSQPTARRLINSDPVDLDLVEENTFVGPPPATSISGGSVYPTEPNCSSATFTGNLSFLASLQLSSDVSSLSPTSNNSSSSSSSSNQKAPLPCPQQDVSRPPQALPCPLRASPCPPRALSCPSQTMQCQLPALTHPPQEVPCPRQNIPSPPQDSLWHPQHSPSPPQDSLGLPQDVPGPPQSILHPQDVAYLQDMPQSPGDVPRSPGTMPPSPDVPQSPGDMLGPPGDVPQSPSYVSPSPDAPQSPGGMPHLPGDVLCSPGDMPHSSGDVTHSPRDIPHLPGDRPDFTQNDVQNRDMPMDISALSSPSCSPSPQSETPLEKVPWLSVMETLARKEISLSEPAKPGSAHVQSRTPQGGLYDRPCLHRLKYFLRPPVHHLFFQTLIPDKDTRENKGQKLEPIPHRRLRMVTNTIEENFPLGTVQFLMDFVSPQHYPPREIVAHIIQKILLSGSETVDVLKEAYMLLMKIQRLHPANAKTVEWDWKLLTYVMEEEVLGEQMVFGYIEPSTERDHQRMFHENLVRVVERLAGASPSSYRCPDRGPEVSGLSSTWKPLTSVAIKPPDKTSPEAFWLHQKTDGRPVFTDAYTSSWLPPTEVASVQKFIPEHQAGSHCVFISLQRSNTLQTLMHWRQETAAGGGVLWKSRNRDPS from the exons ATGGAAGGGCAGGTGGACAGAAGCTCTCAGCCTACAGCACGGAGACTCATTAACAGTGACCCTGTAGATTTGGACCTAGTGGAAGAAAACACCTTTGTAGGTCCCCCACCCGCTACATCCATCAGCGGAGGCTCTGTTTATCCAACAGAGCCTAATTGTAGCTCAGCCACATTCACAGGGAACCTCAGCTTCTTGGCAAGCCTACAGCTGTCTTCAGATGTTAGCTCCCTCTCCCCAACAAGCAATaatagtagcagcagcagcagcagcagcaatcaAAAAGCACCCTTGCCATGCCCACAGCAAGATGTGTCTCGCCCACCACAAGCCTTGCCTTGCCCACTGAGAGCCTCACCTTGTCCACCACGAGCCTTGTCATGCCCATCACAAACCATGCAGTGCCAACTACCAGCTCTAACTCACCCACCTCAAGAAGTGCCATGCCCTCGGCAGAATATCCCAAGCCCACCTCAAGACTCGTTATGGCATCCTCAACACTCACCAAGCCCACCTCAAGACTCTCTGGGCCTACCTCAAGATGTGCCAGGCCCGCCTCAAAGCATATTACATCCACAAGATGTGGCATACCTGCAAGACATGCCACAGTCACCAGGAGATGTGCCACGGTCACCAGGAACCATGCCACCATCACCAGATGTGCCACAGTCACCAGGAGACATGCTAGGGCCACCAGGAGATGTGCCACAGTCACCAAGTTATGTTTCACCGTCACCAGATGCACCACAGTCACCAGGGGGCATGCCACACTTACCGGGAGATGTGTTATGTTCACCTGGAGACATGCCACACTCATCAGGGGACGTGACACACTCACCTAGAGACATCCCTCACTTACCAGGAGACAGGCCTGACTTTACCCAGAATGATGTACAGAACCGTGACATGCCTATGGATATCTCAGCTCTGTCCTCTCCAAGCTGCTCTCCCAGCCCACAGTCTGAAACTCCCTTAGAGAAAGTTCCTTGGCTCTCTGTCATGGAAACCCTAGCCAGAAAAGAAATATCACTGTCAGAGCCTGCCAAACCTGGGTCTGCCCACGTACAATCACGAACACCACAAGGTGGGTTGTACGACAGACCATGCCTGCATAGACTGAAGTACTTCTTACGACCTCCGGTTCATCACCTCTTCTTTCAGACGCTAATACCGGATAAAGACACAAGAGAG AACAAGGGTCAAAAATTAGAACCCATCCCTCATCGAAGACTAAGAATGGTAACAAATACCATTGAAGAGAATTTTCCTCTGGGGACTGTGCAGTTTTTGATGGACTTTGTGTCACCCCAGCATTACCCACCAAGAGAAATCGTGGCTCACATCATCCAGAAAATCTTGCTCAGTGGCTCTGAGACTGTGGATGTCCTAAAGGAGGCCTACATGCTTCTCATGAAAATTCAACG GCTACATCCAGCCAATGCCAAGACAGTGGAGTGGGACTGGAAACTGCTCACCTATGTCATGGAGGAAGAG gttttgggggaacagatggtgtttgggTACATAG AACCCAGCACCGAGAGGGACCATCAGAGGATGTTCCATGAGAACTTGGTGAGGGTTGTGGAGAGGTTGGCTGGTGCTTCTCCGTCTTCATACAGATGTCCAGACAGGGGACCAGAAGTCTCAGGTCTGAGCTCTACCTGGAAGCCCCTCACGTCTGTAGCCATCAAACCTCCAGATAAGACGAGCCCTGAAGCATTTTGGTTGCATCAGAAAACAGATGGAAGGCCAGTCTTCACAGATGCATATACTTCATCCTGGCTTCCACCCACAGAGGTTGCATCTGTGCAGAAATTCATCCCAGAGCACCAGGCAG GTAGCCACTGTGTCTTTATCTCCCTCCAGAGAAGCAACACGCTCCAGACTCTGATGCACTGGAGGCAGGAGACAGCTGCAGGTGGTGGTGTGCTCTGGAAGAGTAGAAACAGAGACCCCTCATAG
- the LOC471761 gene encoding SUMO-interacting motif-containing protein 1-like isoform X4 produces the protein MEGQVDRSSQPTARRLINSDPVDLDLVEENTFVGPPPATSISGGSVYPTEPNCSSATFTGNLSFLASLQLSSDVSSLSPTSNNSSSSSSSSNQKAPLPCPQQDVSRPPQALPCPLRASPCPPRALSCPSQTMQCQLPALTHPPQEVPCPRQNIPSPPQDSLWHPQHSPSPPQDSLGLPQDVPGPPQSILHPQDVAYLQDMPQSPGDVPRSPGTMPPSPDVPQSPGDMLGPPGDVPQSPSYVSPSPDAPQSPGGMPHLPGDVLCSPGDMPHSSGDVTHSPRDIPHLPGDRPDFTQNDVQNRDMPMDISALSSPSCSPSPQSETPLEKVPWLSVMETLARKEISLSEPAKPGSAHVQSRTPQGGLYDRPCLHRLKYFLRPPVHHLFFQTLIPDKDTRENKGQKLEPIPHRRLRMVTNTIEENFPLGTVQFLMDFVSPQHYPPREIVAHIIQKILLSGSETVDVLKEAYMLLMKIQRLHPANAKTVEWDWKLLTYVMEEEVLGEQMVFGYIEPSTERDHQRMFHENLVRVVERLAGASPSSYRCPDRGPEVSGLSSTWKPLTSVAIKPPDKTSPEAFWLHQKTDGRPVFTDAYTSSWLPPTEVASVQKFIPEHQAGGYQLLLRFRCIRKLMHLVQLSRSGSDSPGLGSGDTDDSLEQSGFSRNGRDKSQARGV, from the exons ATGGAAGGGCAGGTGGACAGAAGCTCTCAGCCTACAGCACGGAGACTCATTAACAGTGACCCTGTAGATTTGGACCTAGTGGAAGAAAACACCTTTGTAGGTCCCCCACCCGCTACATCCATCAGCGGAGGCTCTGTTTATCCAACAGAGCCTAATTGTAGCTCAGCCACATTCACAGGGAACCTCAGCTTCTTGGCAAGCCTACAGCTGTCTTCAGATGTTAGCTCCCTCTCCCCAACAAGCAATaatagtagcagcagcagcagcagcagcaatcaAAAAGCACCCTTGCCATGCCCACAGCAAGATGTGTCTCGCCCACCACAAGCCTTGCCTTGCCCACTGAGAGCCTCACCTTGTCCACCACGAGCCTTGTCATGCCCATCACAAACCATGCAGTGCCAACTACCAGCTCTAACTCACCCACCTCAAGAAGTGCCATGCCCTCGGCAGAATATCCCAAGCCCACCTCAAGACTCGTTATGGCATCCTCAACACTCACCAAGCCCACCTCAAGACTCTCTGGGCCTACCTCAAGATGTGCCAGGCCCGCCTCAAAGCATATTACATCCACAAGATGTGGCATACCTGCAAGACATGCCACAGTCACCAGGAGATGTGCCACGGTCACCAGGAACCATGCCACCATCACCAGATGTGCCACAGTCACCAGGAGACATGCTAGGGCCACCAGGAGATGTGCCACAGTCACCAAGTTATGTTTCACCGTCACCAGATGCACCACAGTCACCAGGGGGCATGCCACACTTACCGGGAGATGTGTTATGTTCACCTGGAGACATGCCACACTCATCAGGGGACGTGACACACTCACCTAGAGACATCCCTCACTTACCAGGAGACAGGCCTGACTTTACCCAGAATGATGTACAGAACCGTGACATGCCTATGGATATCTCAGCTCTGTCCTCTCCAAGCTGCTCTCCCAGCCCACAGTCTGAAACTCCCTTAGAGAAAGTTCCTTGGCTCTCTGTCATGGAAACCCTAGCCAGAAAAGAAATATCACTGTCAGAGCCTGCCAAACCTGGGTCTGCCCACGTACAATCACGAACACCACAAGGTGGGTTGTACGACAGACCATGCCTGCATAGACTGAAGTACTTCTTACGACCTCCGGTTCATCACCTCTTCTTTCAGACGCTAATACCGGATAAAGACACAAGAGAG AACAAGGGTCAAAAATTAGAACCCATCCCTCATCGAAGACTAAGAATGGTAACAAATACCATTGAAGAGAATTTTCCTCTGGGGACTGTGCAGTTTTTGATGGACTTTGTGTCACCCCAGCATTACCCACCAAGAGAAATCGTGGCTCACATCATCCAGAAAATCTTGCTCAGTGGCTCTGAGACTGTGGATGTCCTAAAGGAGGCCTACATGCTTCTCATGAAAATTCAACG GCTACATCCAGCCAATGCCAAGACAGTGGAGTGGGACTGGAAACTGCTCACCTATGTCATGGAGGAAGAG gttttgggggaacagatggtgtttgggTACATAG AACCCAGCACCGAGAGGGACCATCAGAGGATGTTCCATGAGAACTTGGTGAGGGTTGTGGAGAGGTTGGCTGGTGCTTCTCCGTCTTCATACAGATGTCCAGACAGGGGACCAGAAGTCTCAGGTCTGAGCTCTACCTGGAAGCCCCTCACGTCTGTAGCCATCAAACCTCCAGATAAGACGAGCCCTGAAGCATTTTGGTTGCATCAGAAAACAGATGGAAGGCCAGTCTTCACAGATGCATATACTTCATCCTGGCTTCCACCCACAGAGGTTGCATCTGTGCAGAAATTCATCCCAGAGCACCAGGCAGGTGGGTATCAACTCCTGCTGAGATTTCGCTGTATCAGGAAACTCATGCATCTGGTGCAACTGTCCCGGAGTGGCTCTGACAGTCCAGGGCTGGGCAGTGGAGACACTGATGACAGCCTTGAGCAGAGTGGTTTTAGTAGGAATGGCAGAGACAAAAGCCAGGCTAGAGGAGTTTAA
- the LOC471761 gene encoding SUMO-interacting motif-containing protein 1-like isoform X1 encodes MEDFIVISDDSGSESSGGARPGRSRRLRRALSRTSGALPRRTVDFIDLTRETRPRTKDRSGLYVIDLTRAEGENRPIATLDLTLEPVTPSQREPTSLQTCASLSGKAVMEGQVDRSSQPTARRLINSDPVDLDLVEENTFVGPPPATSISGGSVYPTEPNCSSATFTGNLSFLASLQLSSDVSSLSPTSNNSSSSSSSSNQKAPLPCPQQDVSRPPQALPCPLRASPCPPRALSCPSQTMQCQLPALTHPPQEVPCPRQNIPSPPQDSLWHPQHSPSPPQDSLGLPQDVPGPPQSILHPQDVAYLQDMPQSPGDVPRSPGTMPPSPDVPQSPGDMLGPPGDVPQSPSYVSPSPDAPQSPGGMPHLPGDVLCSPGDMPHSSGDVTHSPRDIPHLPGDRPDFTQNDVQNRDMPMDISALSSPSCSPSPQSETPLEKVPWLSVMETLARKEISLSEPAKPGSAHVQSRTPQGGLYDRPCLHRLKYFLRPPVHHLFFQTLIPDKDTRENKGQKLEPIPHRRLRMVTNTIEENFPLGTVQFLMDFVSPQHYPPREIVAHIIQKILLSGSETVDVLKEAYMLLMKIQRLHPANAKTVEWDWKLLTYVMEEEVLGEQMVFGYIEPSTERDHQRMFHENLVRVVERLAGASPSSYRCPDRGPEVSGLSSTWKPLTSVAIKPPDKTSPEAFWLHQKTDGRPVFTDAYTSSWLPPTEVASVQKFIPEHQAGGYQLLLRFRCIRKLMHLVQLSRSGSDSPGLGSGDTDDSLEQSGFSRNGRDKSQARGV; translated from the exons GACTTCATTGACTTAACTAGAGAGACCAGACCAAGGACAAAAGATCGCAGTGGACTGTATGTGATTGACCTGACAAGAGCTGAGGGAGAAAATAGACCTATTGCCACTCTTGACTTAACTTTAGAACCTGTCACTCCTTCCCAGAGGGAGCCAACCAGTCTTCAGACATGTGCCAGCCTCTCTGGCAAAGCGGTGATGGAAGGGCAGGTGGACAGAAGCTCTCAGCCTACAGCACGGAGACTCATTAACAGTGACCCTGTAGATTTGGACCTAGTGGAAGAAAACACCTTTGTAGGTCCCCCACCCGCTACATCCATCAGCGGAGGCTCTGTTTATCCAACAGAGCCTAATTGTAGCTCAGCCACATTCACAGGGAACCTCAGCTTCTTGGCAAGCCTACAGCTGTCTTCAGATGTTAGCTCCCTCTCCCCAACAAGCAATaatagtagcagcagcagcagcagcagcaatcaAAAAGCACCCTTGCCATGCCCACAGCAAGATGTGTCTCGCCCACCACAAGCCTTGCCTTGCCCACTGAGAGCCTCACCTTGTCCACCACGAGCCTTGTCATGCCCATCACAAACCATGCAGTGCCAACTACCAGCTCTAACTCACCCACCTCAAGAAGTGCCATGCCCTCGGCAGAATATCCCAAGCCCACCTCAAGACTCGTTATGGCATCCTCAACACTCACCAAGCCCACCTCAAGACTCTCTGGGCCTACCTCAAGATGTGCCAGGCCCGCCTCAAAGCATATTACATCCACAAGATGTGGCATACCTGCAAGACATGCCACAGTCACCAGGAGATGTGCCACGGTCACCAGGAACCATGCCACCATCACCAGATGTGCCACAGTCACCAGGAGACATGCTAGGGCCACCAGGAGATGTGCCACAGTCACCAAGTTATGTTTCACCGTCACCAGATGCACCACAGTCACCAGGGGGCATGCCACACTTACCGGGAGATGTGTTATGTTCACCTGGAGACATGCCACACTCATCAGGGGACGTGACACACTCACCTAGAGACATCCCTCACTTACCAGGAGACAGGCCTGACTTTACCCAGAATGATGTACAGAACCGTGACATGCCTATGGATATCTCAGCTCTGTCCTCTCCAAGCTGCTCTCCCAGCCCACAGTCTGAAACTCCCTTAGAGAAAGTTCCTTGGCTCTCTGTCATGGAAACCCTAGCCAGAAAAGAAATATCACTGTCAGAGCCTGCCAAACCTGGGTCTGCCCACGTACAATCACGAACACCACAAGGTGGGTTGTACGACAGACCATGCCTGCATAGACTGAAGTACTTCTTACGACCTCCGGTTCATCACCTCTTCTTTCAGACGCTAATACCGGATAAAGACACAAGAGAG AACAAGGGTCAAAAATTAGAACCCATCCCTCATCGAAGACTAAGAATGGTAACAAATACCATTGAAGAGAATTTTCCTCTGGGGACTGTGCAGTTTTTGATGGACTTTGTGTCACCCCAGCATTACCCACCAAGAGAAATCGTGGCTCACATCATCCAGAAAATCTTGCTCAGTGGCTCTGAGACTGTGGATGTCCTAAAGGAGGCCTACATGCTTCTCATGAAAATTCAACG GCTACATCCAGCCAATGCCAAGACAGTGGAGTGGGACTGGAAACTGCTCACCTATGTCATGGAGGAAGAG gttttgggggaacagatggtgtttgggTACATAG AACCCAGCACCGAGAGGGACCATCAGAGGATGTTCCATGAGAACTTGGTGAGGGTTGTGGAGAGGTTGGCTGGTGCTTCTCCGTCTTCATACAGATGTCCAGACAGGGGACCAGAAGTCTCAGGTCTGAGCTCTACCTGGAAGCCCCTCACGTCTGTAGCCATCAAACCTCCAGATAAGACGAGCCCTGAAGCATTTTGGTTGCATCAGAAAACAGATGGAAGGCCAGTCTTCACAGATGCATATACTTCATCCTGGCTTCCACCCACAGAGGTTGCATCTGTGCAGAAATTCATCCCAGAGCACCAGGCAGGTGGGTATCAACTCCTGCTGAGATTTCGCTGTATCAGGAAACTCATGCATCTGGTGCAACTGTCCCGGAGTGGCTCTGACAGTCCAGGGCTGGGCAGTGGAGACACTGATGACAGCCTTGAGCAGAGTGGTTTTAGTAGGAATGGCAGAGACAAAAGCCAGGCTAGAGGAGTTTAA